One Parcubacteria group bacterium genomic window, GAAGTATTTAAAGTTTATGATAGCTACTTTTTATTAGATGTAGATTTTTTTGAGCTTGAGCTTACCGAAAAAGACAGACTTTCACACAGAGATGATGTTAAAAATCTCGCAGCCGTTATTAAGCATTATGCAGAGCAAACCATCGGGAAGAAATGCGACAATGTCGAATCTGCAGTTAAACTGTATAACCAGTATTTTAGTCCTCTCCCGGATAGCCGCTCTATGTGGCGTCTCCGATTATTTGTATTGAGTTTGTGCCCCGGCGCATTTAAAGAAGAGCTTAAAAAGGCATTCTTCCGATTGTTTGAGGTTGAGCGTTACTATAACGAGATTATTTCTGGCACAGAATATTTGAAGGCGCTCCGTATTGGATTTCCTGTTTTATCTGACGATGATAAGCGTAAGTATGTAAAACAGGTTATAGATTACTTTGTAAAAAAAGATCAAGAAAGAGAGAATGAAAAAGAAAATTGGCATATAGGGTATGGCTCGAGAATTCTTTCAGTAATAGCTGATCAGCTTACCGAAGAGGAAAAACAAGTAGCTGAAAAAGCTAAATTTACGATCCGCCCTGATTACGAACCGGAGCCGTCTATAAAAATGGGTGGATTTGCCGGCAGTATAAGGCCGAGAGGCCCGATTACCCAAGAAGCGTTTGGGAAACTTCCAATAGATGACATTGCGAAAAAATTAAGAACCGAATGGAAGCCAGAGAAGTTAAGAGAAGAAAACACAAGTGAAGATTTTCACAACCCTTTAAATGCCGAGGGTGCTGGTGAATTATTGCGTGTAGATATTTCTAAACGACTGCAGGAATATGTAAACAATGCCAACCTCTTTTTTGAACGAGATGTATTAGACCAGCACTATACTTATTCTTTTCTGCGAGGCGTACAGGAGGTTCTTCGTGGCAATAAAACGGAGGTCAGTGGTATAAATTGGGATAACTTGGTAGCTCTTTGCGTCACGATAAAGAAATCTGGCGAGACGAAATCTTTCGATAGCGGTAATCGCGAGCGAGATTCCTTTGACGCGTGGCTTTCTGGCTGGACAGGCGTTCATTCTGCTATGACAGATGTTGTCCAAGAGCTGTTGACCGAAGAAAGGGGTGTTAAAATCGACTTTCCTAAATATCGCGATGATCTGTTTGGGGTCATAGGATATCTCCTTTCTTATCCCGATCCAGTCCCCGCCGACGAAGAGCCGAAAACAGCAAAAATGACTACAACGCCTCCCGGCGCAAAAGAACAGATGGTAAGCGATCCCTATTCAATGGCAATCAATACGGTGCGTGGTAGAGCATTTCAGGCCTTCGCATTGTTTATGTATCAAGACGGCAAGAGATTTTCAAAGGAAGATAAAATAAAAATTTCATCCGATGTTAGGGAGCTATACGAGGCCGTTCTCAAAAAAGAAAATACCCGGGCTCTTATGTTTATGTTTGGGCATTACTTACCGTCGTTCTACTTCAGAGACAAAGAGTGGATGCAGAGCCTTTTCTCGCAGATTTTTTCTGCAGAGTCAACAAAGAAGAATCTCTATACTGCAGCATGGGAAGGATATGTTTCAGCCAATCTTTACGAAGAGATATTCTTCAATCTCGATATTCAGAAGTTATACGAACGGGGTCTTGCCCTGACAGATTCGGACTACCCACAACAAAAGCATTTCAAAGAGCCGGACGAAGGTGTTGCTGTTCATATTGCACTTGCTTTTATGCACTTCTCAAAATTTGGGTTCGATCATGATCTTTTCAAAAAATTCTGGAGTATGCCAAACCTGGAATACCATAAAGAATTCATTTCATTTATCGGTCGCCACTCTATTTCACGAGAATCGGCTGCGGAATGGATAAAATACAATAAAGTCGATATTGAAAAACTTAAGAAGTTCTGGGATTGGGCACTTGAAAATTGCAACGCGGGTGCTCTTACTGGGTTTGGGTTCTGGATCAATACAGAACGCAGTGCGCTGGATACAAAATGGCTCGCTCAGCACGCACGCCAAACGCTTGATAAAACAAAGGGATATGTTGAGTGGGAATATGGATTGATGCGCTCGCTCGCGGCATTTGCAAAAGAGGCGCCGGAAGATACACTTGCCATTTTGCGTGCCCATCTTCTTGAAGAGGTTGCTAAGCACGAGCCAGTGAGAACATGGCTTCACATGGATGCTGAAGTTTACGACACATTCAAAGAACTTTACAAAAACGAGGCGACAAAAGAGGGGGTGCGCGCACTTATTAACGATCTCTTGCCTTATCGCAACGGGATGTTTTGGGGTTTGAAATCGATATTAGACGAAACCAAATAATCTTTATGAACGAAGAAAAAGAGCAGCAAAAAGAAATAAAAGAAAAATTGGAAAGCGAAGGGCTCGACCCGAAAGAGTTTGACGAAGACGAACAGGAAGAACTCGCCGACCTTCTTTAGCCAAGGATGCTTGTTTTTGTAGCGAAATTGGTATAACAAGTTAATAATAAATACATGAACAATAAAGCCGAAAAACAAGAGTGGAGAGAAACAAGCTTAAAGGGCCGGATGGCCGAGTCGTTGGTTTATGATCTGTTAAAAGAATCGGGAAATGAAATATTCAAAATCGGATACGAAGCTATACTACCCGGCCTTGCTCGCATTGAAGAATCGTTTAAGCGCAATAGTGAGGTTGGCGAGAAGATTCGCTCTATCCCGGATTTCTTTGTGATTGATAAATCGGGGAATCCATATTTAGTCGAGGTCAAATTTAGGTGGAATCCCGCAGGCCACGAAAATGACGCAAAGAAGCTGGCGCGTATTAAAGATTCTTGGAAAGAGTGCTTTGTATTCTATGTAAACTGTTCCGAGAAGCCGTATTTCAGGGCAAGCAAATACCCGTTTACTAACGATTCAGGACACCTTATGGTCGAACCAGTACAAAATCTGAAGCTTTTCAATATCACGCAAGAGCTGTTAGATAAATTTGATGCGTTAGTAGAAAAGTATTTGACCCCAACTCTTCATAAAAAATAAATCAGTATGGTCAAAGTCATACAGAAAAACGACAAAGAACTATACCAATGCGAGGAGTGCGGTTTTCACTATATCGAGAAAGAATGGGCGGAGAAATGCGAAGCGTGGTGCCGGGAACACAAGAGTTGCAACATCGAGATCACGGCTCACGCAGAGGAAAATAAGAAGGCGTAATTCTTTGCGCGATTATTGCACATTTCACATCTGATACACTTTTGTCATATATCTGAAATGTGCCCAGCTCGTCAAATTCGTCTCAATTCGGCTTTATGGGTACAGCTGTGCCCCGGATGGCAAACTCTCGCCACGGGGGCAAACAGCTCGTAATTTGCGGCGTTTCTACCAGTGATTCACGATTTTGAATGGAGAAATGTTGCCGGGAATCTGCCAAATGGCGGTTCTAAATGCGTGAAGCGCGCGGAGCCAAGAAATACTACTTTGTAACTAACACAAGGGATTTGGCGTTTTATTAGTTAATTATGAACATTTCAAGAAAAAAATTTGTTATTTTCTTTATCATTTCTGGGTTTGTCTTTCTTTTTATCACCACATCACTTTTGGGATCAACAGGTCCCCGAGGATTCCCCAAATACCCAGACTCTTTCCTGGGAACGGCGTCACCAACAACCTGGAAGAATACCATATCAACAATTATACTACCTATAAAAATTGTTTTAATAGGACCTTTGTTGCTTTCTACCGATTTTTTGCGGGATGATCCACCACCCCCATTTATTGGTATCTATCTCATTTTCTACTGGGCGATTCTTGCCTCAATTATTCATTATTTTCTAGGTAAAATAAAACACTCCTATTTTTGATTTTTTATAAGTTTTATGCTAGTGTATTATTTGAATAAATGAAAAACTTTACGGATGAAAAATTAGTCCAGATATATTTAAGGGGCGATGAAAAAGCGCTAGAAGAGCTTGTCCGGCGTTATTTGCCGCTGATTTATAATTTTTCGCGCCGGTACAATGGCGATACCGATAATGTTTCTGATATCGCTCAAGAAGTTTTTGTTAAAGTTTGGAAAAATTTAAAGAAGTTTGATCAATCTAAAAATTTTAAATTATGGATATTTACTATCGCCAAAAATACCGCACTAGACTGGCTTAAAAAGAAAAACGCTGTGCCGTTTTCATTACTTCAAGAATACAATAATGATGAAAACTTTGAAGAAACTATTGCCGATTTGAACCAACTGCCGGTAATTGAAAAGATTTATAAAGAATCGCTTTCGCGCAACCTGACGTTGGCTGTAGGCAAACTCCAACCGAAGTACAGCCAAATTATAAATCTTTACCACAGAAAAGATCTCAATTTTCGGGAAATATCTGTCATTTTGAATGAATCTATAAATACAGTCAAAAGCCGCTACAGAAGGGGCCTGTCTCTTCTTAGAAAAATAGTGCCAAAAGACCTCCTATAAAATGGAGGTCTTTTGTTTAAAACGCACCAAAACGCATGGGCTAATCGTATTTATAGCGGAAGCCCATGTTTACGAACAAACATAATTCTCCTGAAAAGCCGCCCAAGCGGCTTTTTGGGATGATTATGGGGCGTTTAAAACTAGAAAAAAGCTTAAAAATATTTAAAGAAAAATTTTCGGTTTCTCTGACAGCGCTGATGATTTCTGCTGTGCTAATAATCGCTTCATTTATTTTATTTCACTCTGAACTCTCAGAATCAGAATCTGCCTCTTTTCTCTCACTGATATTTTCGGACACTTTTGCAGTTATCTTGTATTACCAATATTTTGCTCTCGCCGTTTTAGAATCTATGCCTATTGTGTCGATAAACGCTTCTCTTGCCGCGATTCTTTTACTCATGATCGCGCTTAGGTTGGCCATCCGATATTACAGCAAAATTTCAACGTTAAATAAATTAATTAACCCTCCTTCGCATAAAGCTACGGATGGCAAGTAAAAAAATGGATATAAAAAACATAATTCAATCAAGAACTTATAAAATCGCTGCTATATCGCTTGCAGCCGTTTTCGTGCTGTTTTTAACTTTTAGCGCGGGCATGCGCGTTGGTTTTCGCAAGGCGATATTTTCCTATAAGTGGGGTGAAAATTATCACAATAATTTTTCCGGTCCGCGCGGCGGAATGTTGCGCGGCGCGTTTAGGGATTTCGGTGGAAAAGATTTTATTGACTCGCACGGCGCGACTGGACAAATTTTAAAAATTGATCCTTCAATAGGCTCAGGACAGGCGGAAGTAGTCATCAAAGGACAGGATGGTGTGGAAAAGATAATTATCGTAAAAGAAGACACATCTATCGTGCGTTTGCGGGAAGCCATAAAGGCATCCGATCTCAAAGTTGACGAAGCCATTACCGTAATCGGCTCTCCGACCGACGATGGCAAGATTGAAGCGAAATTTATAAGAGTTTTGCCGGAACCCGGAGCGATTATGCCGTTTAAGGGAATAAAGAATAAAATAAAAATATGAATTTTATTTTTCGCGCTATAAACATGTTGAATTATTTTCCCCGGATCAATGGTTTTATTAGCCGCGTTAAGAATATGGCGATGAGGCATAAAGTTTGGGCGTTGTTTTTCGCCATGATTATTTTGGGCGGCGGCTATTACGGTTATAGAGCAATTTTTAATAGCGGCGAATCGGTCCGTTATGTAACTGCGGCGGCTGAAAAAGGCACACTTATCGTCTCCATTTCCGGAAGCGGCCAGGTTTCCGCCACCCAACAAGTAGATGTCAAAGCCAAAGTCTCAAGCGATGTGATTTACGTTAATGTCAAGGCCGGACAATACGTAGCCGCCGGAACACTTTTAGCCCAGCTTTACGCACGCGACGCGCAAAAAGCCGTAAGAGACGCGGAAACAAATCTTGAAACTGCTCAATTAAATTACGACCAGATTACCGGCTCTATAGCCGGCATAAGGGGCAACAAAGAAAAGGATTCAGAAAGTTTAGCTAAGGCATATGATGACGGATTTAACGCCGTATCCAATGCATTTGCCGATCTTCCAAATATAATGACCGGTCTCAACACCGTTTTGATAAATAAAGATTTTGACCAGGGCCAATGGAACATTGATTATTACGCCGATGCCGTCCGGCTATACGACGAAGATATTTCTATTATTCGCGATGAAACCTACGCGAAGTACAAAGCCGCCCGCGAAGCGTATGATAAAAATTTGATTGATTACAAAACGGCGTCGCGGTTTTCCAGCGTGGCAGAAATTGAAGCCCTTATAAATCAGACATATGAAACCAGCCGTTTAGTTTCCGAAGCAGTCAAAAGCGCTTCCAATTTTGTTCAGATATATAAAGATAAAATGACGGAAGCGAATCGCCAGCCGAAGGCGCTTGCCGATACTCATCTTTCAAATCTTAATAGTTTTGTTAGTAAAGCCAACAGTTCAATTCAAAGTTTATATTCTGTAAAAAACGCTATTTTAAACGGAAAAGAATCTCTCGTTAGCGTTGAGTTTGATGTTCGATCCGCAAAAATCCAGCTGGACAAAGCGAAGGACGCGCTTACAGATGCCAAGGAAAAACTTGCCGAGTATTATGTACGAGCGCCGTTTAGCGGCATAGTAGCCAAAGTGAATGTTAAGGCCGGCGATACATCCGTTTCTGCCATTGCTACTTTGATAACCAATCAGAAAGTCGCGGAAGTATCTCTTAACGAAATTGACGTCGCCAAAGTAAAAGCTGGACAAAAAGCCACACTTACTTTTGACGCAGTTCCCGACCTTACGATTACCGGACAAGTCGCGGAAGTGGACGCGGTTGGGGCTGTATCACAAGGCGTTGTCACTTACACCGTAAAAATCTCTTTTGATACTCAAGACGACCGTATTAAGCCAGGAATGAGCGTATCGGCGGCAATTATCACAGAGGCAAAACCAAATGTACTTCTTGTGCCGAATTCAGCGGTGAAATCTCAAGGCGGAGTGAGTTATGTGGAAATTATCAGTGGTGATGATAAAAATTTGGCACTCTTGGCAAGTGCGGGCGGAGCAATTATTAAAAATTCTCCAAGCCGTCAGCAGATTGAAATTGGAATGACAGGCGATGAATTTACTGAAATTTTAAGCGGCCTCAATGAAGGAGATGTGATCGTAACAAGAACGATTCAGCCAACCGCCGCTCAAACAACACAGACACAGCAAAACTCTTCTCTTAGAATCCCCGGTCTTGGTGGCGGAGGTGGCGGAGGTGGCAACATGCGAATACGTTAAAATTTTCTTAGCGTATGATTGAATGTAAAAACATTACCAAAACATACAAGAGCGGAGAAATAGAAACTCACGCCCTCAAAAACGCTTCGTTCAAAATAAACGACGGGGAGTTCGTGGCCATCATGGGGCCTTCTGGTTCCGGCAAATCAACGCTCATGCATATCATTGGATGTTTAGATACGCCAACAAGCGGCGAGTATTTGCTTGATAATAAAGATATTTCAAAGCTTACAGGTGACGAGCTTGCCGATATTCGCATTCAAAAGATTGGTTTTGTGTTTCAGGCATTCAATCTTCTGCCAAGAGCGACCGTATTAAGAAATGTGATGCTTCCGCTTGTCTATGCCGGCGTATCCAAAGAAGAAAGAGAAAGTAGGGCAAAGGAAGCTCTGCGCGGATCGGCATTTCCAGAGGATTTTTGGAATCACTATTCAAACCAGCTCTCTGGAGGAATGATGCAAAGGGTCGCCATTGCCAGAGCTCTTGTTAATAATCCGACGCTTGTACTTGCCGATGAGCCAACGGGAAATCTTGATACCAAAACTGGCGAAATGGTGCTTGAAACCTTTCAGCAGCTTCATAAAGAACAGGGCCGGACGATTGTGCTTATCACTCATGAGTCATACGTAGCCGAGCATGCCGAGCGCATCATTAATATTCGCGATGGTAATATTGTGGAAGATAATAAGGTGAAAAATCGTCGAGTAATAAATAACCTTATATGAAATTTCAAGACATTCTTCAAGAAACATATGCCGCTCTTTCGGCAAACAAAGTAAGATCCGGTCTTACGATGCTTGGTATTGTTATTGGCATTGGATCGGTTATTGCCATGGTTTCCATCGGACAGGGCGCGTCTGGACAGATTCAATCAAGCATCGAAGGGCTTGGCTCAAATCTTTTAACCGTAATGCCCGGATTTATCCAGCCTGGCAGAGGCATTGTATCCTCCGGCCGAGGATCGGCGCAGACGCTCAGCAATGACGATGTAGGAGTGCTTCGGCAAATTGCCAATGTCTCGTATGTTTCTCCAGAACTTCAAAGAAGATTTCAAATTGTCGCTTCTGGCAATAACACTAACTCTACCATAATTGGAATAGAACCAGATTACGCGCAAGTCCGTAATATCACATTATCCGATGGTTCGTTTATAAATGAAGCGCAGGTAAGAAGTTTAAGCCGAGTAGCAGTGCTTGGTCCCACTGTAGCGCTTGACCTTTTCGGAGAAGGCAACGACCCTATCGGTAAAACTATTCGTATCAACAAAATAAATTTCAAAGTTATCGGCGTCTCACAATCTAAAGGAAGCGCGGGGTTTTTTAATCCTGACGATACAGTTTTTGTGCCGCTTACCACCATGCAAAAAATACTTGCCGGTGCAGATTTTCTTTCAACTATTGCAATCAGCGTAGATAGCAAAGATTTAATGCCGCAGGTACAGGAAGAAGCTACTTTCGCGCTTGCCGAAAAACACCACATTGATCCGCAAAGTCCGGATTTCTCTATTATTTCGCAGGCGGATATTATTGGAACGCTCACGCAAGTCACGGATACTTTTACTATTTTTCTCGCCGCGGTTGCCGGCATTTCTCTTATTGTCGGCGGTATTGGAATTATGAATATGATGCTTACTACCGTTACGGAAAGAACGCGAGAGATTGGACTTCGCAAGGCAATCGGCGCGAAAAGCAGTCATATCACAATGCAGTTTCTCGCGGAAGCGGTTATGCTTACTTTCTTGGGCGGGATTATAGGTGTCGCGCTTGGCTGGGCTATTTCTTTTGCTGTTTCCAGTTTTGCCAGTATTGCAACCAGTGTTTCAATATCCTCAATTCTTCTTGCTTTTGGAGTATCTGCGGCGATTGGAATTATTTTCGGATATTATCCGGCGCGACGAGCGGCAAGTTTAAATCCTATTGAAGCGTTAAGATATGAATAATTAAAAATAATTGTAACCCTCCTTCGCATAAAGCTACGGAGGGCGAAGAAAAATATGAATAAACAAATTATTGCGATAATCGCGGTTGCGGCTATAGCTCTAGGAGGTTCTTTTTATGGCGGAATGAAGTATGTCCAAAGCAAGGGCTTATCTTCTGGTCGTGGAGCGGCGGCATTTGCCAATTTGTCACCCGAAGAACGCCAAGCCAGAATGCAGCAATTCGGAGTAGGCGCTGGCGGCGTGCGCAGCGGAACTCAAGGCGGGGGTTTTGTCAGCGGTGAGATAATTGCCAGCGATAGCAAAAGCGTCACAGTCAAACTTCGCGATGGCGGTTCAAAAATAATTTTCTTTTCCGACAGTGCCGAAATCGGTAAATTTGTCACCGGAGCCGTGAGCGATCTTGCGGTAGGCAAAACGGTAAATGTGATGGGTAAAACCAATTCCGACGGCAGTATTACCGCGCAATCAATTCAGATAAGACCGTAAAGTCTTTTTTGAGGATTTCTTTATTGGCACCATCAATGTATCATAACCTTACTACCGCTTTCATCGCCTCTCTCAACAAACAAAACTGATTCCATAAATTCATCATATATTCCTTATCGGAAAGGATGGTTATAATATTATGGTCGGGGAGCCAAATTGGATGATACTAGTTCACCGCCTCGGGGCTTTGCTCGGCGGAACACTTGGTCATGGCGGAGAGGAGAGAGAGAGGGGGGGGGGGAGGAATTCCGCCGCGTTCTTGCAAAAAAATGAAAATCTATCGAGGTTGAACCTCGATAGGCAGGATGTGGTATAATTGAATTATGAAAACGAAAACATATTTTATTACGGTCTTGACCGTGTTTGTTGTTGTGGCATCGGTGCATTTTTTGCGGATCGTTTTTGGCTGGTCCGCGCGTATCGGAGCTCGGGATGTGCCAATGTGGGTGAGCTGGTTGGCGGTGATTATCGCGGGCACTCTTGCGTATCACGGTTTCCGTTTACAAAAAAGAAGTTAGTTGCCCATGGCCTCAATTTTAATTTCAATAATAATTCTTCTTGCTTTCGCAATTTTTGCACTGGTTATTTTCGCGCGCAGGGAGGTGAAAAAGCACGAGACGAGCGCGAAAGATGAATTTGTCGGCATTTGCGCCTCGGCAATTGCAAACCAATCTATTAAAAACATTCTCTCTCTCTCTCTCTCTCTCTCTCTCTCAATGCTCTTACTGGGTAATGTTACGCTTGCCCAAAACAAAGTTCTTAATGCCCCAACGGTAAATACCGATAAAACCGAGGTAAAATACGGAAAAAATATAACAATCTTTGGCAAGAGCGTTCCTTCCGCCGAAATTCTGATTTATATAAGCACCTTGAACGAAGAAAGCGCATACGTTAAAGTTATCGCCGATAGTAATGGCAATTATTCATATGATATTGGGACAGCAATTCTTGTTTTAGGGGAAGCTACTGTCAGATCTAAGGCCTCATTAAGCGATCAACTTACGGAATTTAGTAGTCCGGTGCATTTTATAATTGGTAAAAATAATATAGCCAGAATTATAGAAGGCAAATGCCTTTTAAAAGAAGATTTCAATAACGACTGCAGAGTTAATCTTATTGATTTTTCTATTCTGGTTTATTGGTATAACAGACCTAATCCACCGGTGATTTTTGACCTAAATAAAGATGGAGTGGTTGATTTAAGAGATTTTGATATTTTACTGAACAATAGTGAGTAGAGGGGTGAATCAACTTAATAAAAAATCATGGTCAAGGTTATTCAACAAAATGACAAGGAGCTATACCAATGCCCGGAATGCGGTTTTCACTATGCCGAAATGGATTGGGCGGAGAAATGCGAGGCGTGGTGCCGGGAGCACAAAAGTTGCAATATCGAGATCACGGCTCACGCAGAGGAAAATAAAAGGCCGGCAGAGTATCCACCGGCTTCTTGAACTCTTCAAATTCGAGTCAATTCGGCTTTATGCGTACAAAGCTGTGCCCCCCGGTGGCGGCCTCTGTCGGGTTTTACTGGGCGTATTCGTTGATGCTTACGGCTGAAGTTCCGTCAACTTCTACGATCTTGTAGCGGATCGTTGCCGATAGATCGGACTTCTGAAGGTCTGGGTAATAGTCCTTTAGGCCGTTGAATGCGGCTTCCGCGTCTTCAAAGCCATCGGCTCGGGCTTCTTCATTGGTCAGTTCGCTGAAAGGTTTCTTTTCGGTATCAGCAGTGACCTGCAAAAGGATATTAAGGCCATCCTTGAACTCGCCTCGAATGACCTCACCTTTTACAAAATCGTGTGAACCGGTGCGATATTTGCGGAGCGTAATCTGCTTATCGCCCGTAAGCGTTGGTGACATAAGTCCTTCGCCGAAAATCAGTCGCTTCATTTCGGTCATTTCATGCCTCCTTTCTGGTTGAGGGTTTTGGATCGAGCCAGTTACCGACAACTTTGATGCCATTCGCTTCAAAGTAATGCCACCCTTGAAATACCTTCATTGGAATTGGCTTTATCCACTTCCAGCTATTGGCTTGCATAATAGCGTGGTAACCATCTCCCCAATCGTAACCGGTTGTTTCACACTGCATATTCCCTTCTACCACTTTAGAAATAACACCGAATCCTCTGATATATCCATATTCTACATAGAAGATGCGTGAGCCAACACCTAAATGGCGCGGTTTATTCCTGAAAGTTCGGAAATAGAAGCCGCTACCAGCTTCAATACACTGGCGGGCTTCCTCTGCGGCAATTTCCATTTTATTTTTAGGTGTCGTAACAACAATGTCTTTGGTTTGTCTTGCGAGTTCGGCCACTCTTTTTCCTCCGTTTTAATGAACAATTTTTATAAATGTAGTAATGTATCAATTTGGTGTCAAATTAAAGATATTAAGCCGCAAAATCAAACCGCTTTCATCGCTTCTTTCAACAAACAAAACCGATTCTTTTGACAGAGCTCCCTTCTAGGGCCTGAGGGCCCATCAGGGCCTCGAACGGCAGGATAAGTCCATAAATTTGTCATATATTTTTTAAGACAAATAGGGTATACTTAAGTGGTCGAACATCTTATTAAAATTTAATTAAATTTAAACATGTCAAAAAATATATTCATCGGCGCGGCGAGTATCGCGTTTCTGCTGGCCGTTTATCTCTGGTTTACGGGACAGAAAGACGCCGGTATTTTTGTCGGTCTTTGGGTTCCTTCAATTCTCGCCTTGGGAGCGATTTTGAAAAGATAAATGTCCGATTCGATTATTTTTCTTTTTGGATGCGCCATCAGTATCCTTGTTTTATTCGGAGTAGTTTTAAATTTTCGTGAAAACATGAAAATAAAT contains:
- a CDS encoding ABC transporter ATP-binding protein, whose amino-acid sequence is MIECKNITKTYKSGEIETHALKNASFKINDGEFVAIMGPSGSGKSTLMHIIGCLDTPTSGEYLLDNKDISKLTGDELADIRIQKIGFVFQAFNLLPRATVLRNVMLPLVYAGVSKEERESRAKEALRGSAFPEDFWNHYSNQLSGGMMQRVAIARALVNNPTLVLADEPTGNLDTKTGEMVLETFQQLHKEQGRTIVLITHESYVAEHAERIINIRDGNIVEDNKVKNRRVINNLI
- a CDS encoding ASCH domain-containing protein, whose product is MTEMKRLIFGEGLMSPTLTGDKQITLRKYRTGSHDFVKGEVIRGEFKDGLNILLQVTADTEKKPFSELTNEEARADGFEDAEAAFNGLKDYYPDLQKSDLSATIRYKIVEVDGTSAVSINEYAQ
- a CDS encoding efflux RND transporter periplasmic adaptor subunit; its protein translation is MNFIFRAINMLNYFPRINGFISRVKNMAMRHKVWALFFAMIILGGGYYGYRAIFNSGESVRYVTAAAEKGTLIVSISGSGQVSATQQVDVKAKVSSDVIYVNVKAGQYVAAGTLLAQLYARDAQKAVRDAETNLETAQLNYDQITGSIAGIRGNKEKDSESLAKAYDDGFNAVSNAFADLPNIMTGLNTVLINKDFDQGQWNIDYYADAVRLYDEDISIIRDETYAKYKAAREAYDKNLIDYKTASRFSSVAEIEALINQTYETSRLVSEAVKSASNFVQIYKDKMTEANRQPKALADTHLSNLNSFVSKANSSIQSLYSVKNAILNGKESLVSVEFDVRSAKIQLDKAKDALTDAKEKLAEYYVRAPFSGIVAKVNVKAGDTSVSAIATLITNQKVAEVSLNEIDVAKVKAGQKATLTFDAVPDLTITGQVAEVDAVGAVSQGVVTYTVKISFDTQDDRIKPGMSVSAAIITEAKPNVLLVPNSAVKSQGGVSYVEIISGDDKNLALLASAGGAIIKNSPSRQQIEIGMTGDEFTEILSGLNEGDVIVTRTIQPTAAQTTQTQQNSSLRIPGLGGGGGGGGNMRIR
- a CDS encoding ABC transporter permease, whose protein sequence is MKFQDILQETYAALSANKVRSGLTMLGIVIGIGSVIAMVSIGQGASGQIQSSIEGLGSNLLTVMPGFIQPGRGIVSSGRGSAQTLSNDDVGVLRQIANVSYVSPELQRRFQIVASGNNTNSTIIGIEPDYAQVRNITLSDGSFINEAQVRSLSRVAVLGPTVALDLFGEGNDPIGKTIRINKINFKVIGVSQSKGSAGFFNPDDTVFVPLTTMQKILAGADFLSTIAISVDSKDLMPQVQEEATFALAEKHHIDPQSPDFSIISQADIIGTLTQVTDTFTIFLAAVAGISLIVGGIGIMNMMLTTVTERTREIGLRKAIGAKSSHITMQFLAEAVMLTFLGGIIGVALGWAISFAVSSFASIATSVSISSILLAFGVSAAIGIIFGYYPARRAASLNPIEALRYE
- a CDS encoding RNA polymerase sigma factor: MKNFTDEKLVQIYLRGDEKALEELVRRYLPLIYNFSRRYNGDTDNVSDIAQEVFVKVWKNLKKFDQSKNFKLWIFTIAKNTALDWLKKKNAVPFSLLQEYNNDENFEETIADLNQLPVIEKIYKESLSRNLTLAVGKLQPKYSQIINLYHRKDLNFREISVILNESINTVKSRYRRGLSLLRKIVPKDLL